In Chryseobacterium oranimense, a single window of DNA contains:
- a CDS encoding NAD-dependent epimerase/dehydratase family protein, whose product MKNILITGITGYIGGSVAKKLTERNYNVTGLVRNAEAAEKLKELGIESIIGNIHDEAVLNAAISNADAIIHTADSADDAYAADSFINALEGTGKTFIFTSGSAIFGGKENGEKNDFVYTEDIPLNPRLEMASRVLINQYILQSARKNIRSIVIVPTMVYGEGLGLKKDSIQLPALINFSKGKGFGAYFGKGENVWSNLHIEDLADLYVLALEKAKPGSLYYAENGSSTIRNLAENISRQYNLQLAQSVSVQEAVNTFGPAGGYFGFASNSVCNSDKAKTELGWNPQYQSIENFI is encoded by the coding sequence ATGAAAAATATACTGATCACTGGAATCACCGGTTATATCGGGGGTTCTGTAGCCAAGAAGCTGACAGAACGTAACTACAATGTTACAGGGCTGGTTCGTAATGCAGAGGCAGCAGAGAAGTTAAAGGAGCTAGGAATTGAATCCATTATAGGCAATATCCATGACGAAGCTGTTTTGAATGCTGCCATTTCCAACGCTGATGCCATAATCCATACCGCAGATTCTGCAGATGATGCTTATGCTGCAGACAGTTTCATCAATGCGCTGGAAGGAACCGGTAAAACCTTTATTTTTACTTCAGGTTCAGCTATTTTCGGAGGAAAAGAGAACGGAGAAAAAAATGATTTTGTGTACACAGAAGATATTCCCCTGAATCCGAGGCTTGAAATGGCATCAAGAGTGCTGATTAATCAGTACATTCTTCAATCTGCCAGGAAAAATATAAGAAGCATCGTCATTGTACCTACGATGGTTTATGGTGAAGGTCTGGGTTTAAAAAAAGACAGTATTCAGCTTCCGGCCCTGATTAATTTCTCCAAAGGAAAAGGGTTTGGAGCTTACTTTGGAAAAGGTGAAAATGTGTGGTCGAATCTTCATATCGAGGACCTTGCCGATCTGTATGTACTTGCGTTGGAAAAAGCAAAACCAGGTTCTCTTTATTATGCGGAAAACGGTTCTTCCACGATCAGAAATCTGGCAGAAAATATAAGTAGACAATACAATTTACAGCTGGCACAGTCTGTCAGCGTACAGGAGGCAGTCAATACATTTGGCCCTGCGGGAGGGTATTTTGGATTTGCCTCAAACAGCGTGTGTAATTCGGATAAAGCTAAAACAGAACTGGGCTGGAATCCTCAATATCAATCCATCGAAAATTTTATTTAA
- a CDS encoding metallophosphoesterase, with protein MIQIAIFSDVHGNLPALNAVLKDMEKRRITQKFCLGDLVDFAPWGNEVIEKIRNLNIPCLMGNHDERIAFDIPVVPLSKHSHEETEARFIAIDHSKKYITEQNKTFLSELPFHLKLNYKVGKRQWNIQLVHSGLSSNDIYLYESESDKAFIDMLEESQSDMVVMGHTHLSFKKYFETKGWAVNCGSVGRSKEENRLASYLILTMDEDHMLPEIIQIPYAIEETTLAIEESGIPDYYASFLKNEKASVL; from the coding sequence ATGATACAGATTGCCATTTTTAGTGATGTACATGGAAACCTTCCCGCATTGAATGCAGTGCTTAAGGATATGGAGAAAAGAAGAATTACGCAGAAATTCTGCCTGGGTGATCTGGTAGATTTTGCACCCTGGGGAAATGAAGTGATCGAAAAGATCAGAAATCTGAACATTCCGTGTCTTATGGGAAACCATGACGAAAGAATTGCTTTTGATATCCCTGTAGTTCCTTTGTCCAAACATTCACACGAAGAAACAGAAGCCAGATTTATAGCCATTGATCACTCCAAAAAGTATATTACAGAACAGAATAAAACGTTTTTATCAGAATTACCTTTTCACTTAAAATTAAACTATAAGGTAGGAAAACGGCAATGGAATATTCAATTGGTACATTCAGGTCTATCCAGTAATGATATCTATTTGTATGAATCTGAGAGTGATAAGGCTTTTATAGATATGCTGGAGGAATCCCAGTCTGATATGGTTGTTATGGGGCATACCCATTTATCATTTAAAAAATATTTTGAGACTAAAGGTTGGGCTGTTAACTGTGGGTCTGTAGGCCGTTCCAAAGAAGAAAACCGCCTGGCTTCCTACCTGATTCTGACGATGGATGAAGATCATATGCTGCCGGAGATTATTCAAATTCCTTATGCTATTGAAGAAACAACTCTTGCCATCGAAGAAAGTGGGATTCCGGATTATTATGCTTCTTTTCTGAAAAATGAAAAAGCATCAGTATTATAA
- a CDS encoding putative quinol monooxygenase, with protein MKIYLTAVIKAKEEYQAEVLETLQNMVQETRKEEACELYSLHQGIEDKNQFVFYEIWKSEEGLEQHNQQPYIQAFGAIVDEKLQEKPQIYTTHIL; from the coding sequence ATGAAAATTTATCTTACAGCAGTTATAAAAGCCAAAGAAGAATATCAGGCGGAAGTACTGGAAACCCTTCAAAATATGGTGCAGGAAACAAGAAAAGAAGAAGCCTGCGAACTTTACAGTCTTCACCAGGGAATTGAAGATAAAAACCAGTTCGTTTTCTATGAAATCTGGAAAAGTGAAGAAGGGCTGGAGCAGCATAACCAGCAGCCTTATATTCAGGCTTTCGGAGCCATTGTTGACGAAAAACTACAGGAAAAACCGCAAATTTATACCACCCATATTCTTTAG
- a CDS encoding NAD(P)H-dependent oxidoreductase yields MKKVLIINAGQNFGHSGGKYNDTIAENTLAVLNKFENIEVKTTQIADGFDKDEEVKKFVWADFIIYHTPIWWFQLPNGFKKYIDEVFTAGHAKGIYMSDGRKAENPEINYGTGGMLGGRKYMVTTSWNAPETAFTLPGEFFNETSVDNGPLFGFHRMNAFVSLEKMESFHFHDVEKNANIERDMKLYRDHLEQVFEKELKPQLA; encoded by the coding sequence ATGAAAAAAGTATTGATCATTAACGCAGGACAAAATTTCGGGCATTCCGGAGGAAAATATAATGACACGATTGCAGAAAATACGCTTGCAGTACTTAATAAATTTGAAAATATAGAAGTAAAGACCACTCAAATTGCAGATGGCTTCGATAAGGATGAAGAAGTAAAGAAGTTTGTATGGGCAGATTTTATCATCTACCACACTCCTATCTGGTGGTTCCAGCTTCCCAACGGATTCAAGAAATATATCGATGAAGTTTTCACAGCCGGTCATGCCAAAGGAATTTATATGAGTGACGGAAGAAAAGCTGAAAATCCGGAAATCAATTATGGGACTGGAGGAATGCTGGGTGGAAGAAAATATATGGTAACCACAAGCTGGAATGCGCCTGAAACAGCCTTTACGCTTCCCGGAGAATTCTTCAATGAAACTAGTGTAGATAATGGACCGCTATTTGGATTCCATAGAATGAATGCTTTTGTTTCTTTGGAAAAAATGGAAAGCTTTCACTTCCACGACGTAGAGAAAAATGCCAATATAGAACGTGATATGAAACTCTACAGAGACCACCTTGAACAGGTTTTTGAAAAAGAACTTAAACCACAATTAGCCTAA
- a CDS encoding aldo/keto reductase, which translates to MQKKTYTGQPVVTLNNGVDIPALGFGVWQMENLDECKKAVVKAIHTGYRMIDTAAIYLNETAVGQAVKDSGVSRDELFITSKIWVQDHSYEKAKSAFQRTLDRLQMDYLDMYLLHWPFGDFLGAWKTLEELYHEGKIKAIGVCNFTVEKLEELKANSTVLPVINQIELHPVFQQKELQVYDRENNIITQPWSPLGNGNADLLNNSQLKSIAEKYNKTVAQVILRWHLQEGFVVIPKSVTPSRIEENFNVFDFELTEDEMNIVRSLDTGKRLFFDPKDPEWEQKMLKSVADI; encoded by the coding sequence ATGCAAAAGAAAACATACACAGGACAGCCTGTAGTAACATTAAATAACGGAGTGGATATCCCTGCTTTAGGCTTTGGAGTATGGCAGATGGAAAACCTGGACGAATGTAAAAAAGCAGTGGTAAAAGCCATTCATACAGGATACAGAATGATTGATACGGCAGCTATTTATTTAAACGAAACTGCAGTAGGGCAGGCTGTAAAAGATAGTGGTGTAAGCAGAGACGAGCTATTTATTACCTCAAAAATCTGGGTTCAGGATCACAGCTACGAAAAAGCAAAAAGTGCATTCCAGAGAACTTTGGACAGATTACAGATGGATTACCTGGATATGTATCTTCTTCACTGGCCTTTCGGAGATTTTCTGGGAGCCTGGAAAACACTGGAAGAGCTTTATCACGAAGGGAAAATTAAAGCTATTGGGGTATGTAACTTTACAGTTGAGAAATTAGAAGAGCTGAAAGCCAATTCAACGGTTCTTCCTGTGATCAATCAGATTGAGCTTCACCCGGTTTTTCAGCAGAAAGAGCTTCAGGTATATGACAGGGAAAATAATATCATAACACAGCCTTGGAGCCCGCTTGGAAACGGAAATGCAGATCTTCTGAACAATTCCCAGCTGAAATCGATTGCAGAAAAATACAATAAAACAGTAGCTCAAGTGATTTTGAGATGGCACCTTCAGGAAGGATTTGTTGTAATCCCTAAATCCGTAACCCCTTCCAGAATTGAAGAGAACTTTAATGTTTTCGATTTTGAACTGACTGAAGATGAAATGAATATTGTCCGATCACTGGATACAGGAAAAAGACTCTTCTTCGATCCTAAAGATCCTGAATGGGAGCAAAAGATGCTGAAATCTGTAGCAGATATTTAA
- a CDS encoding N-acetyltransferase, producing MENFVFNEITSVADIPYELLLLADETVEAINRYIFDSSIYVLNDGFQDIAVMALHPNSTEELEIKNIAVIESCRSRGIGSILIDKVKEIARKNGYTTLTVGTSDTGFQQIKFYEKNGFIKKGTRKDFFTDHYPFPIYENGLQMRDMVVLAHNLSE from the coding sequence ATGGAAAATTTTGTTTTTAATGAGATCACTTCAGTAGCAGATATTCCGTATGAATTACTGCTGCTTGCCGACGAAACTGTGGAAGCGATCAACAGATATATTTTTGATTCTTCTATTTATGTTTTAAACGATGGCTTTCAGGATATTGCTGTAATGGCACTGCATCCGAACAGCACAGAAGAACTGGAAATTAAGAATATCGCAGTTATTGAAAGCTGCAGAAGCCGGGGAATCGGCAGTATTCTGATAGATAAGGTAAAAGAAATAGCCCGGAAGAACGGATATACAACCTTAACTGTAGGAACTTCGGACACGGGTTTCCAGCAGATTAAATTCTACGAAAAGAACGGTTTTATAAAAAAGGGAACACGTAAAGATTTCTTTACAGACCATTACCCATTCCCTATTTATGAAAACGGATTACAGATGCGCGACATGGTTGTTCTTGCCCATAACCTTTCTGAATAA
- a CDS encoding LysR family transcriptional regulator translates to MVNLEWYRTFKAIYKTGTLTGAADSLFISQPGVSLHLSSLEAYVGYKLFDRTGRKMIPTERGKVLFNAVSEPIARLEDVEKNFQKSTEKLTPTISVGMCFETFQTTLEQYVSTLPFNLIISFGEYPEMLDQLDKGILDLIITPKKGVSPNIEHEAFSSEQIILVGGKDIDTESFRETLDTKGIEHAEEWLKQEKWYGTTGDMEHLFQFWIMNFGHKPNFRPNYIVPNLNSIIRCLKGGTGLAVIPNFLCKNEIESGDVKMIWEGEKKLENTLYFGCRKKTNYQSEIDHIKGLFRKVMGKNNHVAHL, encoded by the coding sequence ATGGTCAATTTAGAATGGTACCGCACTTTTAAAGCGATATATAAAACCGGAACCCTCACAGGAGCAGCAGATTCCCTGTTCATTTCACAACCTGGAGTGAGTCTCCATTTAAGTTCACTGGAAGCATATGTAGGATATAAATTATTCGACAGAACCGGAAGGAAAATGATACCTACGGAACGAGGGAAAGTGTTATTTAATGCTGTTTCTGAACCCATTGCAAGACTGGAAGATGTGGAGAAAAACTTTCAGAAATCCACAGAAAAACTCACTCCTACCATCAGTGTTGGAATGTGTTTCGAGACTTTTCAGACCACACTGGAACAGTATGTTTCTACTTTGCCTTTCAATCTGATCATCAGCTTCGGGGAATATCCGGAAATGCTGGATCAGCTGGATAAAGGAATTCTGGACCTGATTATTACACCTAAAAAAGGGGTTTCTCCCAATATTGAGCATGAGGCATTTTCTTCCGAGCAGATTATTCTTGTAGGCGGAAAAGATATAGATACGGAAAGTTTCCGGGAAACACTTGATACCAAAGGAATAGAGCATGCCGAAGAATGGCTGAAACAGGAAAAATGGTACGGCACTACAGGAGATATGGAACATCTGTTTCAGTTCTGGATCATGAATTTCGGGCATAAGCCGAATTTCCGTCCCAATTATATAGTCCCGAATTTAAATTCCATCATTCGTTGTCTGAAAGGCGGAACCGGGCTGGCTGTTATTCCTAATTTCCTGTGTAAGAATGAAATTGAGAGCGGAGATGTTAAAATGATCTGGGAAGGTGAGAAAAAACTGGAAAATACGCTCTATTTCGGCTGCAGAAAAAAAACAAATTACCAGTCTGAGATTGATCACATCAAAGGCTTATTCAGAAAGGTTATGGGCAAGAACAACCATGTCGCGCATCTGTAA
- a CDS encoding GNAT family N-acetyltransferase gives MLHQVRLAKTEDYPKIMEIWESAVKATHDFLAEEDFNYFKEAIPGDYLPQLDVYLISEGGEAKGFASVAGDTLEMLFIHDDARGKGYGKKLYEWMKETTGLTKVDVNEQNPQAIGFYEKMGFKRVGRSEKDGSGKNYPLIHMSL, from the coding sequence ATGTTACATCAAGTTAGGCTGGCAAAAACCGAAGATTATCCCAAAATCATGGAAATCTGGGAATCTGCCGTTAAAGCAACCCATGATTTTCTTGCTGAAGAAGATTTTAATTATTTTAAAGAAGCCATTCCAGGAGATTATCTCCCGCAACTTGATGTTTATCTGATTTCGGAAGGTGGTGAAGCAAAAGGTTTTGCTTCTGTAGCCGGGGATACTCTGGAAATGCTATTTATTCATGATGATGCCAGGGGAAAAGGTTACGGTAAAAAGCTGTATGAATGGATGAAGGAAACCACAGGTCTCACTAAAGTAGATGTGAATGAACAAAATCCTCAGGCCATCGGTTTTTATGAAAAGATGGGCTTTAAAAGAGTCGGGAGATCGGAAAAAGATGGCTCAGGGAAAAATTATCCGTTGATCCATATGAGTTTATAA